The Saccharomyces mikatae IFO 1815 strain IFO1815 genome assembly, chromosome: 11 genome has a segment encoding these proteins:
- the RAD27 gene encoding multifunctional nuclease RAD27 (similar to Saccharomyces cerevisiae RAD27 (YKL113C); ancestral locus Anc_2.459) codes for MGIKGLNAIISEHVPSAIRKSDIKSFFGRKVAIDASMSLYQFLIAVRQQDGGQLTNEAGETTSHLMGMFYRTLRMIDNGIKPCYVFDGKPPDMKSHELAKRSSRREETEKKLAEATTELEKMKQERRLVKVSKEHNEEAQKLLGLMGIPYIIAPTEAEAQCAELAKKGKVYAAASEDMDTLCYRTPFLLRHLTFSEAKKEPIHEIDTELVLRGLDLTIEQFVDLCIMLGCDYCESIRGVGPVTALKLMKTHGSIEKIIEFIESGESNNTKWKIPENWPYKRARMLFLDPEVIDGNEINLKWSPPKEKELIEYLCDEKKFSEERVKSGIVRLKKGLKSGIQGRLDGFFQVVPKTKEQLAAAAKRAQENKKSNRNKSKVTKGRR; via the coding sequence ATGGGTATTAAAGGGTTGAATGCAATTATATCGGAACATGTGCCCTCTGCAATTAGAAAAAGCGACATCAAAAGCTTCTTTGGGAGAAAAGTGGCGATCGATGCTTCTATGTCCCTATACCAGTTCTTAATTGCTGTAAGACAGCAAGATGGTGGGCAATTGACTAACGAGGCGGGTGAAACCACGTCGCACTTGATGGGTATGTTCTATAGGACGTTGAGAATGATTGATAATGGTATCAAGCCTTGCTATGTCTTCGACGGCAAGCCTCCCGATATGAAATCACATGAGTTGGCCAAGCGGTCTTccagaagagaagaaactgagaaaaaattggcAGAGGCAACGACTgaattagaaaaaatgaaacaagaaagaaggtTGGTGAAGGTCTCAAAAGAACATAATGAAGAAGCTCAAAAATTACTAGGATTAATGGGTATTCCGTATATAATAGCTCCAACGGAAGCAGAAGCTCAGTGTGCCGAGTTGGCAAAAAAGGGCAAGGTGTATGCCGCAGCGAGTGAAGACATGGACACTCTTTGCTATAGAACACCTTTTTTGCTGAGACATTTAACTTTTTCAGAAGCCAAGAAAGAACCGATTCATGAAATAGACACAGAATTAGTTCTAAGAGGCCTCGATTTGACTATAGAGCAGTTTGTCGACCTTTGTATAATGCTTGGATGTGACTACTGTGAAAGCATTAGAGGTGTTGGCCCAGTAACTGCTTTAAAGTTGATGAAAACTCATGGatccattgaaaaaatcatagAATTTATTGAATCTGGCGAGTCAAATAACACTAAGTGGAAAATTCCAGAAAACTGGCCCTACAAGCGGGCAAGAATGCTATTCCTTGATCCTGAAGTAATTGATGGTAACGAGATAAATCTAAAGTGGTCACCACCGAAGGAGAAGGAACTTATTGAGTATTTGTGTGATGAGAAAAAGTTTAGCGAAGAGAGAGTTAAATCCGGTATAGtaagattgaaaaaaggaTTGAAGTCTGGGATTCAAGGTAGATTAGATGGCTTCTTCCAAGTGGTGCCTAAAACGAAGGAACAATTGGCTGCGGCGGCGAAGAGAGCACaagagaacaaaaaatcaaacagaaataaaagtaaagtAACGAAAGGGAGAAGATGA